From Pseudomonas sp. G.S.17, the proteins below share one genomic window:
- the serA gene encoding phosphoglycerate dehydrogenase, producing MSKTSLDKSKIKFLLLEGVHQSAVDVLKAAGYTSIDYHTKSLPEAELKEKIADAHFIGIRSRTQLTEELFDSAKKLVAVGCFCIGTNQVDLNAARERGIAVFNAPYSNTRSVAELVLAEAILLLRGIPEKNASCHRGGWIKSAANSFEIRGKKLGIVGYGSIGTQLSVLAEGLGMQVYFFDTLTKLPLGNATQVSSLTELLGMSDIVTLHVPETAETQWMIGEKEIRAMKKGSILINAARGTVVELDALADAIKDKHLIGAAIDVFPVEPRSNDDIFESPLRGLDNVILTPHIGGSTAEAQANIGLEVAEKLVKYSDNGTSVSSVNFPEVALPAHPGKHRLLHIHENIPGVMSEINKVFAENGINISGQFLQTNEKVGYVVIDVDAEYSDLAQEKLQHIKGTIRSRVLF from the coding sequence ATGAGCAAGACTTCCCTCGACAAGAGCAAGATCAAGTTCCTTCTTCTCGAAGGCGTCCATCAATCCGCTGTGGACGTCCTCAAGGCAGCCGGTTACACCAGCATCGACTACCACACCAAGTCTCTGCCGGAAGCCGAACTGAAAGAAAAGATCGCCGACGCTCACTTCATCGGCATCCGTTCCCGCACGCAACTGACTGAAGAGTTGTTCGACAGCGCCAAGAAACTGGTCGCGGTCGGCTGCTTCTGCATCGGTACCAACCAGGTCGACCTGAACGCTGCCCGCGAACGCGGTATCGCCGTGTTCAACGCGCCGTACTCCAACACCCGTTCGGTTGCCGAGCTGGTACTGGCCGAAGCGATCCTGCTGTTGCGCGGCATCCCTGAGAAGAATGCATCCTGCCACCGTGGCGGCTGGATCAAGAGCGCGGCCAACTCCTTCGAAATCCGTGGCAAGAAGCTCGGTATCGTCGGCTACGGCTCGATCGGCACCCAGCTTTCCGTACTGGCCGAAGGCCTTGGCATGCAGGTTTACTTCTTCGACACGCTGACCAAGCTGCCGTTGGGTAACGCCACTCAGGTGTCGAGCCTGACCGAACTGCTGGGCATGTCGGACATCGTGACCCTGCACGTTCCGGAAACCGCTGAAACCCAGTGGATGATCGGCGAGAAAGAAATCCGCGCCATGAAAAAAGGCAGCATCCTGATCAACGCGGCGCGTGGCACCGTGGTTGAACTGGACGCCCTGGCTGACGCGATCAAGGACAAGCACCTGATCGGCGCGGCCATCGACGTGTTCCCGGTTGAGCCTCGCTCCAACGACGACATCTTCGAAAGCCCGCTGCGTGGCCTGGACAACGTGATCCTGACCCCGCACATCGGCGGCTCCACTGCCGAAGCCCAGGCCAACATCGGTCTGGAAGTGGCAGAGAAGCTGGTCAAGTACAGCGACAACGGTACGTCGGTGTCCTCGGTCAACTTCCCGGAAGTTGCCCTGCCGGCTCACCCTGGCAAACACCGTCTGCTGCACATCCACGAAAACATTCCGGGTGTGATGAGCGAGATCAACAAGGTCTTCGCCGAAAACGGTATCAACATCTCCGGTCAGTTCCTGCAGACCAACGAGAAAGTCGGCTACGTGGTCATCGACGTCGATGCCGAGTACTCCGATCTGGCGCAGGAAAAGCTGCAACACATCAAAGGCACCATCCGTAGCCGCGTGTTGTTCTAA
- a CDS encoding GNAT family N-acetyltransferase has product MTGNGIVIRTARKTDLPGIVKLQHANQLAQGGTLAAELTSGQIEEMMSDMPQIVACRGDEVVAFLMTTSQTVNSLRPIPVVEKTLQAFAYLDDDAYIYGPICVSETERGGGLAQAMFKHLLVLEPGRQGVLFIRGDNQPSIKAHRKMGMNQVGEFTLNGAQFQVFAYKAMAPARRG; this is encoded by the coding sequence ATGACCGGAAATGGAATAGTGATCCGCACAGCGCGCAAAACGGATCTGCCCGGAATCGTAAAGCTTCAGCACGCGAATCAATTGGCTCAAGGCGGCACACTCGCCGCCGAACTGACATCTGGGCAAATAGAAGAAATGATGTCGGACATGCCGCAAATCGTCGCCTGTCGCGGCGATGAAGTGGTTGCTTTCCTTATGACGACGTCCCAGACAGTGAACAGCCTGCGGCCGATCCCTGTTGTGGAAAAAACGCTCCAGGCCTTTGCCTACCTGGATGACGACGCCTACATCTACGGCCCGATCTGCGTCAGTGAAACCGAACGCGGTGGCGGTCTCGCGCAGGCGATGTTCAAGCATTTACTGGTGCTGGAACCCGGCCGACAAGGTGTGCTGTTCATCCGGGGCGACAACCAGCCGTCGATCAAGGCGCACCGCAAGATGGGCATGAATCAGGTTGGGGAATTCACACTCAACGGCGCGCAGTTCCAGGTCTTCGCTTACAAAGCCATGGCACCGGCCAGAAGGGGTTAG
- a CDS encoding DUF4399 domain-containing protein, with amino-acid sequence MKTLLVKTALAGLLLSASLLANAADVPHTASPEGAEVYIISPKDGSTVPGTFKVQFGLKGMGVAPAGVDVPDTGHHHLLIDVKDQPDLNAPLPVSDNIRHFGKGQTETEITLPPGRHTLQLIVGDKSHIPLSPSVESKAITVNVK; translated from the coding sequence ATGAAGACCTTGTTGGTAAAAACTGCTCTCGCGGGCCTCTTGCTGAGCGCCTCTCTTCTGGCCAACGCTGCCGACGTTCCACACACCGCGTCGCCTGAGGGCGCCGAGGTTTACATCATCTCGCCCAAGGACGGCTCCACCGTTCCGGGGACGTTCAAGGTTCAGTTCGGTCTCAAAGGAATGGGCGTTGCGCCAGCAGGCGTGGATGTTCCCGATACCGGTCACCATCATTTGCTGATTGACGTGAAAGATCAGCCTGACCTCAATGCGCCGTTGCCGGTGAGCGATAACATCCGCCACTTCGGCAAGGGCCAGACCGAAACCGAGATCACCTTGCCGCCGGGTCGCCACACGCTGCAATTGATCGTCGGCGACAAGAGCCACATCCCGCTCAGCCCGTCGGTCGAGTCGAAGGCGATTACGGTTAATGTGAAGTAA
- a CDS encoding DUF423 domain-containing protein — protein MLRTFLMLAAFFGFTGVALGAFAAHGLKNRLSAEYLAIFHTGVLYQLVHALALLGVALLAAQIPGRLMTLAGYSFAIGILLFSGSLYLLTLTGVSKLGIITPFGGLAFLIGWAILGLAAWRLGGV, from the coding sequence ATGCTTCGTACCTTTTTAATGCTCGCCGCCTTCTTTGGTTTCACCGGCGTGGCCCTGGGCGCATTCGCTGCCCATGGCCTGAAAAACCGCTTAAGCGCTGAATACCTGGCGATTTTCCATACCGGCGTGCTCTATCAATTGGTGCATGCGCTGGCGTTACTGGGCGTGGCGTTGCTCGCGGCGCAGATTCCCGGCCGCTTGATGACCCTGGCCGGTTACTCGTTCGCCATCGGCATCCTGCTGTTTTCCGGCAGTCTTTACCTGTTGACGCTTACCGGAGTCAGCAAACTGGGCATCATCACGCCGTTTGGCGGGCTGGCGTTTTTGATCGGCTGGGCGATTCTCGGTCTGGCCGCGTGGCGTCTGGGCGGGGTTTGA
- the mtgA gene encoding monofunctional biosynthetic peptidoglycan transglycosylase encodes MLRLIVQRFIKGLLWFAAGSVILVLIFRFVPPPGTALMVERKIESWFDGQPIDLQRDWEPWNKISNNLKIAVIAGEDQKFAEHWGFDVGAIQAAISHNELGGSIRGASTLSQQVSKNLFLWSGRSYVRKGLEAWFTLLIEMLWSKERILEVYLNSVEWDEGVFGAQAAAQHHFGVNASALSTQQASYLAAVLPNPRKWSTSHPSSYVLRRASWIRQQVRQLGGDDYLTGLNHSRTF; translated from the coding sequence ATGCTGCGTTTAATTGTGCAACGGTTCATCAAAGGCCTGCTCTGGTTTGCAGCGGGCAGCGTCATTCTGGTTTTGATCTTCCGTTTCGTGCCCCCTCCCGGCACTGCCCTGATGGTCGAGCGCAAGATTGAATCCTGGTTCGACGGCCAGCCTATTGACCTGCAGCGCGACTGGGAGCCTTGGAATAAAATCTCCAATAACCTGAAAATTGCCGTGATTGCCGGTGAAGACCAGAAATTCGCCGAGCATTGGGGTTTTGACGTCGGCGCAATTCAGGCGGCCATCAGCCATAACGAGCTTGGCGGTTCGATTCGCGGCGCGAGTACCTTGAGCCAGCAGGTGTCGAAGAACCTGTTCCTGTGGTCCGGCCGCAGCTATGTGCGCAAGGGCCTGGAAGCGTGGTTCACCCTGCTGATCGAGATGCTCTGGTCCAAGGAGCGGATTCTTGAGGTCTACCTCAACAGTGTCGAATGGGATGAAGGCGTGTTCGGCGCCCAGGCGGCGGCACAGCACCACTTCGGCGTCAACGCCAGCGCCCTGTCCACGCAACAGGCGAGCTATCTGGCCGCCGTCCTGCCCAACCCCCGCAAATGGAGCACAAGCCACCCAAGCAGCTACGTGCTGCGTCGTGCCAGCTGGATCCGTCAGCAAGTGCGCCAGTTGGGCGGAGATGATTATTTGACCGGGCTGAATCATAGCCGGACGTTTTAA
- the rpoH gene encoding RNA polymerase sigma factor RpoH has product MTTSLQPVYALAPGANLEAYVHTVNSIPLLTPEQERELAESLYYEQDLGAARQMVLAHLRFVVHIARSYSGYGLAQADLIQEGNVGLMKAVKRFNPEMGVRLVSFAVHWIKAEIHEFILRNWRIVKVATTKAQRKLFFNLRSQKKRLAWLNNEEVHRVAESLGVEPREVREMESRLTGHDMAFDPATEADDDSAFQSPSNYLEDHRYDPARQLEDSDWTDNSTANLHQALEVLDDRSRDILYQRWLAEEKATLHDLAQKYNVSAERIRQLEKSAMNKLKLSIAA; this is encoded by the coding sequence ATGACCACTTCTTTGCAACCTGTCTATGCATTAGCCCCAGGCGCAAACCTGGAAGCCTATGTGCACACCGTGAACAGCATCCCTTTGCTGACGCCGGAGCAGGAGCGTGAACTGGCTGAGAGTTTGTATTATGAGCAGGATTTGGGGGCGGCTCGGCAGATGGTCCTCGCCCACCTGCGTTTTGTCGTGCATATCGCACGCAGCTATTCGGGCTACGGTCTGGCCCAGGCTGACCTGATCCAGGAAGGCAACGTTGGCCTGATGAAAGCCGTGAAACGCTTCAACCCGGAAATGGGTGTGCGTCTGGTGTCCTTCGCCGTTCACTGGATCAAGGCGGAAATCCACGAGTTCATCCTGCGCAACTGGCGCATCGTCAAGGTCGCGACTACCAAGGCGCAGCGCAAGCTGTTCTTCAATCTGCGCAGCCAGAAGAAACGTCTGGCCTGGCTGAACAATGAAGAAGTGCATCGCGTGGCGGAAAGCCTCGGTGTTGAGCCACGTGAAGTGCGCGAGATGGAAAGCCGTCTGACCGGTCACGACATGGCGTTCGACCCGGCAACTGAAGCCGACGACGACAGCGCGTTCCAGTCGCCTTCCAATTACCTGGAAGACCATCGTTACGATCCGGCGCGTCAGCTGGAGGATTCCGACTGGACCGACAATTCCACCGCCAATCTGCATCAGGCGCTGGAAGTACTGGACGACCGCAGCCGCGACATTCTCTATCAGCGCTGGCTGGCTGAAGAGAAAGCCACGCTGCATGATCTGGCGCAGAAGTACAACGTCTCCGCCGAGCGTATTCGTCAGCTGGAAAAAAGCGCGATGAACAAGCTCAAGTTGTCGATTGCTGCGTAA
- the ftsX gene encoding permease-like cell division protein FtsX: protein MSATRSSKVSDRVAPKAAEPTPQKKPKKNSHDDDGPDFGTLFNAWLESHRSSLADSLRRLGKQPIGSFFTCLVMAIALSLPMGLSLLLNNVERLGGSWQRAAQISLYLKLDASASEGDKLRDEIKLMPGVADAEYISREQALTEFQQQSGLGEALKELPENPLPGVVLVTPNEVDKPALEALRTRLAEMPKVQQAQLDLVWVERLAAILKLGDRFVFGLTVLLVLALLLVIGNTIRLHIENRRTEIEVIKLVGGTDSYVRRPFLYMGALYGLGAGFLSWGVLAFGLDWLNDAVVGLAGLYGSDFALAGVPLADGLSLLLGAVLLGYIGAWIAVARHLSELAPR from the coding sequence ATGAGTGCTACACGTTCGTCCAAGGTTTCCGATCGCGTCGCGCCAAAAGCGGCCGAACCGACGCCACAGAAAAAACCCAAGAAAAACAGCCACGATGACGACGGACCGGATTTCGGCACGCTGTTCAACGCCTGGCTGGAAAGCCATCGCTCCAGTCTGGCCGACAGCTTGCGTCGTCTGGGCAAGCAGCCGATTGGCAGCTTCTTTACCTGTCTGGTCATGGCGATCGCCTTGAGCCTGCCGATGGGCTTGTCGTTGCTGTTGAACAATGTCGAGCGGCTGGGCGGTTCCTGGCAGCGCGCGGCGCAGATTTCGCTGTACCTCAAGCTCGATGCCAGCGCCAGCGAAGGCGACAAGCTGCGCGATGAAATCAAGCTGATGCCGGGGGTTGCCGACGCTGAATACATCAGCCGCGAGCAGGCCTTGACCGAGTTTCAGCAGCAATCGGGTCTGGGCGAGGCGCTCAAGGAGTTGCCGGAAAACCCGTTGCCGGGCGTCGTACTGGTTACGCCGAACGAAGTCGACAAGCCTGCGCTGGAAGCACTGCGCACACGTCTGGCGGAAATGCCGAAAGTGCAGCAGGCCCAACTGGATCTGGTCTGGGTCGAGCGTCTGGCGGCAATCCTGAAACTGGGCGACCGCTTTGTGTTTGGCCTGACCGTGTTGCTGGTTCTGGCCTTGCTGCTGGTGATCGGTAACACCATTCGTCTGCACATTGAGAACCGACGCACGGAAATCGAGGTCATTAAGCTGGTTGGCGGCACCGATAGTTATGTACGGCGTCCTTTCCTTTATATGGGCGCATTGTATGGTCTCGGGGCAGGGTTTCTGTCTTGGGGGGTTCTGGCTTTTGGTCTAGACTGGCTCAACGACGCGGTTGTCGGGCTGGCCGGACTGTATGGAAGTGACTTCGCGCTGGCCGGTGTCCCGCTCGCAGATGGCCTTTCGCTCTTGCTTGGAGCGGTGCTCTTGGGGTATATCGGTGCGTGGATTGCAGTAGCACGCCATTTGAGTGAGTTGGCACCTCGGTAA
- the ftsE gene encoding cell division ATP-binding protein FtsE: protein MIRFEQVGKRYPNGHVGLHELSFRVRRGEFLFVTGHSGAGKSTLLRLLLAMERPTTGKLLLAGQDLGQITTAQIPFLRRQIGVVFQNHQLLFDRTVFNNIALPLQILGLSKAEINKRVDSALERVALSDKTDLYPGDLSTGQQQRVGIARAIVHRPALLLADEPTGNLDPRLAAEIMGVFEDINRLGTSVLIASHDLALIARMRHRMLTLQRGRLIGDGEAGV, encoded by the coding sequence ATGATTCGTTTCGAACAGGTCGGTAAACGCTATCCGAACGGACACGTCGGCTTGCATGAGCTGAGCTTTCGAGTACGTCGCGGTGAATTCTTGTTCGTCACCGGTCACTCCGGTGCTGGCAAAAGCACCTTGTTGCGCCTGTTGCTGGCCATGGAGCGTCCGACCACCGGCAAACTGCTGCTGGCCGGTCAGGATCTGGGCCAGATCACTACGGCGCAGATTCCATTTCTGCGTCGGCAGATTGGCGTGGTGTTCCAGAACCACCAGTTGCTGTTTGATCGCACCGTGTTCAACAACATCGCCTTGCCGTTGCAGATTCTTGGCTTGTCCAAGGCCGAGATCAACAAGCGCGTCGATTCTGCGCTGGAGCGCGTGGCGCTGTCGGACAAGACCGATTTGTACCCCGGCGACCTGTCCACCGGTCAACAGCAACGCGTCGGCATCGCCCGCGCCATCGTTCATCGCCCGGCTTTGCTGCTGGCCGACGAACCGACCGGTAATCTCGATCCACGCCTGGCGGCGGAAATCATGGGCGTGTTTGAAGATATCAACCGGCTGGGCACCAGCGTGCTGATCGCCAGTCACGACCTGGCCCTGATCGCCCGCATGCGCCATCGCATGCTGACCTTGCAGCGCGGCCGTTTGATCGGCGACGGGGAGGCTGGGGTATGA
- the ftsY gene encoding signal recognition particle-docking protein FtsY, translated as MFGSNDDKKNPAPAGEKKGLFGWLRKKPQETVVEQPQDLPTAAPEPIVESTPLVAEPQFVPAATPEPVRETFHAEPQPVNPPAQSQPWLTLPVAEESVALIDELEPHVTPPIAPPVIFHPQPVPTPAPQPEPRIDVPMVEPESTIVPEPEPEPEPEPEPVLEPVAVAPVIVPVVVAPEPEPAPPAVVPVTEAAKAGFFARLKQGLSKTSASLGEGMASLFLGKKVIDDDLLEEIETRLLTADVGVEATGVIIQSLTQKVARKQLTDADALYKSLQAELAALLKPVEQPLIIDSSRRPFVILVVGVNGAGKTTTIGKLAKKLQLEGKKVMLAAGDTFRAAAVEQLQVWGERNNIPVIAQHTGADSASVIFDAVQAAKARGIDVLIADTAGRLHTKDNLMEELKKVRRVMGKLDADAPHEVLLVLDAGTGQNAINQAKQFHQTVTLTGLALTKLDGTAKGGVIFALAKQFGLPIRYIGVGEGIDDLRTFEAEPFVQALFAERERT; from the coding sequence ATGTTTGGTTCCAACGACGACAAGAAGAACCCAGCCCCGGCTGGCGAGAAGAAAGGCCTGTTCGGATGGCTGCGCAAGAAGCCGCAGGAAACCGTAGTCGAACAGCCACAAGACTTACCCACAGCTGCGCCTGAGCCGATTGTCGAATCGACTCCGCTGGTCGCTGAGCCGCAGTTCGTCCCGGCGGCGACGCCTGAACCTGTGCGCGAGACCTTCCACGCTGAGCCGCAGCCGGTCAATCCGCCTGCGCAGTCCCAGCCGTGGCTGACCTTGCCGGTTGCCGAAGAGTCGGTGGCGCTGATCGACGAGCTCGAGCCGCACGTCACGCCGCCAATCGCGCCGCCAGTGATTTTCCATCCGCAGCCAGTCCCGACTCCAGCGCCGCAACCAGAGCCGCGAATTGACGTGCCAATGGTCGAGCCCGAGTCGACCATCGTGCCAGAGCCAGAGCCAGAGCCAGAGCCAGAGCCAGAGCCAGTCCTGGAACCCGTTGCCGTAGCGCCGGTGATCGTCCCGGTTGTCGTTGCCCCAGAACCAGAACCCGCACCGCCAGCCGTCGTACCCGTAACCGAAGCCGCCAAGGCCGGTTTCTTTGCCCGCCTCAAGCAAGGCCTGTCGAAAACCAGCGCCAGTCTCGGCGAAGGCATGGCCAGCCTGTTTCTCGGCAAAAAAGTCATCGACGATGATTTGCTTGAAGAAATCGAAACCCGTTTGCTCACCGCCGATGTTGGCGTCGAAGCCACCGGCGTGATCATTCAAAGCCTGACGCAGAAGGTCGCGCGCAAGCAGCTGACCGATGCCGACGCGCTGTACAAATCCTTGCAGGCCGAGCTGGCTGCGCTGCTCAAACCGGTTGAACAGCCGCTGATCATCGACAGCAGCCGCCGGCCGTTCGTGATTCTGGTGGTCGGCGTCAATGGCGCGGGCAAGACCACGACCATCGGCAAACTGGCCAAGAAGCTGCAACTGGAAGGCAAGAAAGTCATGCTGGCTGCGGGGGATACCTTCCGCGCTGCGGCCGTCGAACAGTTGCAGGTCTGGGGTGAGCGCAACAATATTCCGGTCATCGCCCAACACACTGGCGCGGATTCCGCTTCGGTGATCTTCGATGCCGTGCAGGCCGCCAAGGCCCGTGGTATCGACGTGTTGATCGCTGACACCGCCGGGCGTCTGCACACCAAAGACAACCTGATGGAAGAGCTGAAAAAGGTTCGCCGGGTCATGGGCAAGCTCGACGCCGACGCGCCGCACGAAGTGCTGTTGGTACTCGACGCGGGCACTGGCCAGAACGCTATCAATCAGGCCAAACAGTTCCATCAGACCGTGACCCTGACCGGTCTGGCCCTGACCAAGCTCGACGGCACCGCCAAGGGCGGCGTGATTTTCGCGCTGGCCAAGCAGTTCGGGCTGCCGATTCGTTACATCGGCGTGGGCGAAGGCATTGATGACCTGCGCACCTTTGAAGCCGAACCCTTTGTCCAGGCTCTGTTTGCGGAGCGGGAGCGCACATGA
- a CDS encoding pitrilysin family protein, translating to MNALARRAAGLLLSTICLPLTVLAADPQPTHEFMLENGLKVVVREDHRAPVVVSQVWYKVGSSYETPGQTGLSHALEHMMFKGSSKTGPGESSLILRDLGAEENAFTSDDYTAYYQVLARDRLSVAFELEADRMASLKLPADEFSREIEVIKEERRLRTDDKPNAKAYERFKAMAYPASGYHTPTIGWMADLERMKVEELRHWYESWYVPNNATLVVVGDVNPEEVKALAERFFGPIPRRDVPPSKKPLELAEPGERLITLHVQTQMPSLMYGFNVPSLATAEDPRSVNALRLIAALLDGGYSARIPSRLERGEELVSGASSNYDAFARGDSLFMISATPNMQKKKSLANVEAGIWKLLNELKTKPPSAEELERVRAQVIAGLVYERDSITSQASTIGELETVGLSWKLIDEELASLQSVTPADIQKAASTYFTRERLSVAHVLPEEKAK from the coding sequence ATGAATGCTTTAGCCCGCCGCGCCGCAGGCCTGCTGCTCAGCACAATTTGTCTGCCCCTGACAGTATTGGCCGCCGACCCGCAACCTACCCATGAATTCATGCTCGAGAACGGCCTCAAAGTGGTCGTGCGCGAAGACCACCGCGCTCCAGTGGTGGTTTCGCAGGTCTGGTACAAAGTCGGTTCGAGCTACGAGACGCCCGGCCAGACCGGTTTGTCCCATGCGCTGGAACACATGATGTTCAAAGGCAGCTCCAAAACAGGTCCAGGCGAATCCTCGTTGATCCTGCGGGATCTGGGCGCCGAAGAAAACGCGTTCACCAGCGATGACTACACCGCTTATTACCAGGTCCTGGCCCGCGACCGCCTGAGCGTTGCCTTCGAACTGGAAGCCGACCGCATGGCCAGCCTCAAGCTGCCAGCCGACGAGTTCAGCCGCGAAATCGAAGTGATCAAGGAAGAGCGCCGCCTGCGCACCGACGACAAGCCGAACGCCAAGGCCTACGAGCGCTTCAAGGCCATGGCCTACCCGGCCAGCGGCTACCATACGCCGACCATCGGCTGGATGGCCGACCTCGAACGCATGAAAGTCGAGGAGCTGCGCCACTGGTATGAATCCTGGTATGTGCCGAACAACGCCACGCTGGTGGTAGTGGGTGATGTAAACCCTGAGGAAGTCAAAGCCCTGGCCGAGCGCTTCTTCGGTCCGATCCCGCGTCGTGACGTGCCGCCTTCGAAAAAACCGCTGGAACTGGCAGAACCGGGCGAACGCCTGATCACGCTGCATGTACAGACGCAAATGCCGAGCCTGATGTACGGCTTCAACGTGCCGAGCCTGGCCACCGCTGAAGACCCGCGCTCGGTCAACGCCCTGCGCCTGATCGCCGCCCTGCTCGACGGCGGCTACAGCGCGCGCATCCCGTCGCGCCTGGAGCGTGGCGAAGAACTGGTCTCCGGCGCGTCGTCCAACTACGACGCGTTCGCCCGTGGCGACAGTCTGTTCATGATCAGCGCCACGCCCAACATGCAGAAGAAAAAATCCTTGGCCAACGTGGAAGCCGGCATCTGGAAACTGCTCAACGAGCTGAAAACCAAGCCGCCTTCTGCTGAAGAGCTGGAACGAGTCCGCGCGCAGGTTATCGCCGGGCTGGTCTACGAACGCGATTCCATCACCAGTCAGGCCAGCACCATCGGCGAGCTGGAAACCGTCGGCCTGTCGTGGAAGTTGATCGACGAAGAGCTGGCTTCGCTGCAAAGCGTCACCCCGGCCGATATCCAGAAAGCCGCGAGCACTTATTTCACCCGTGAGCGCCTCAGCGTTGCGCACGTTCTGCCTGAGGAGAAAGCAAAATGA
- a CDS encoding pitrilysin family protein codes for MSERNGPRNTLFGLLLSTGLSVFATQTVLAEDAVKTDAPAQPALQSLKELDGKAPARRALNIQTWKTAEGAKVLFVEARELPMFDLRLTFAAGSSQDQATPGIAVLTNAMLNEGVKGKDVSAIAEGFEGLGADFSNGAYRDMAVASVRSLSTADKREPALKLFSEVVGKPTFPADSLARIKNQLLASFEYQKQNPGALAGKELFKRLYGDHPYGHPSEGTAQTITPITLAQLKAFHAKAYAAGNAVIALVGDLSRDEAQAIAAQVSASLPKGPALAKLPTPVEPKAGETHIEFPSKQTHLMLAQLGIDRNDPDFAALSLGNSVLGGGGFGSRLMTEVREKRGLTYGISSGFTPMQAQGPFMIGLQTRAELSENTLKLVQDIVRDFLANGPTQKELDDAKRELSGSFPLSTASNSAIVGQLGAIGFYDLPLTFLEDFMIQSQEVTVEQVKAAMSKHLSADKMVIVTAGPTVPQKPLPPPTEKPAERPLGVPEH; via the coding sequence ATGAGTGAGCGCAACGGCCCACGTAATACGCTGTTTGGTCTGTTGTTGAGCACCGGACTCAGTGTTTTCGCCACACAAACAGTGCTTGCCGAGGATGCAGTCAAAACCGACGCGCCCGCGCAACCTGCACTGCAATCGCTGAAAGAGCTGGACGGCAAGGCACCTGCACGCCGCGCCTTGAACATCCAGACCTGGAAAACCGCCGAAGGCGCGAAAGTGCTGTTCGTCGAAGCCCGCGAGCTGCCGATGTTCGACCTGCGCCTGACCTTCGCCGCTGGCAGCAGTCAGGATCAGGCCACGCCCGGCATTGCCGTGCTGACCAACGCGATGCTCAACGAAGGCGTCAAAGGCAAGGACGTCAGCGCCATCGCTGAAGGTTTCGAAGGTCTGGGCGCGGATTTCAGCAACGGCGCCTATCGCGACATGGCCGTGGCTTCGGTCCGCAGCCTGAGCACAGCGGATAAGCGCGAACCTGCGCTGAAGCTGTTTTCCGAAGTGGTCGGCAAGCCTACCTTCCCGGCCGATTCACTGGCACGGATCAAGAATCAGCTGCTGGCCAGCTTCGAATACCAGAAGCAGAACCCCGGCGCGCTGGCGGGTAAAGAGCTATTCAAGCGGCTGTACGGTGATCACCCTTACGGCCATCCAAGCGAAGGCACCGCGCAGACCATCACGCCGATCACTCTGGCTCAGCTCAAGGCCTTCCACGCCAAGGCTTACGCCGCTGGCAACGCGGTGATTGCGCTGGTGGGCGACTTGTCCCGCGACGAAGCGCAAGCCATTGCCGCGCAGGTCTCGGCATCGCTGCCTAAAGGCCCGGCGCTGGCAAAACTGCCAACGCCTGTTGAGCCCAAGGCCGGGGAAACCCACATCGAGTTTCCATCCAAGCAGACTCACCTGATGCTTGCGCAGCTGGGCATCGACCGTAACGATCCGGACTTCGCCGCGCTTTCACTGGGCAATTCGGTACTCGGCGGTGGTGGCTTCGGCAGCCGACTGATGACCGAAGTGCGTGAGAAGCGCGGCCTGACCTACGGCATTTCCTCGGGCTTCACCCCGATGCAGGCCCAAGGCCCGTTCATGATCGGTTTGCAAACCCGCGCCGAACTCAGCGAAAACACCCTGAAACTGGTGCAGGACATCGTCCGCGACTTCCTCGCCAACGGCCCGACCCAGAAAGAACTCGACGACGCCAAGCGCGAGCTGTCCGGCAGCTTCCCGCTGTCCACCGCCAGCAACTCGGCTATCGTTGGACAACTGGGCGCCATCGGCTTTTATGACCTGCCGCTGACCTTCCTCGAAGACTTCATGATCCAGTCGCAGGAAGTCACCGTCGAGCAGGTCAAGGCCGCGATGAGCAAACACTTGAGCGCAGACAAGATGGTGATCGTCACTGCCGGGCCGACCGTCCCGCAGAAACCACTGCCGCCACCCACCGAAAAACCTGCAGAACGACCTCTTGGGGTCCCGGAGCATTAA